A window of the Candidatus Jettenia caeni genome harbors these coding sequences:
- a CDS encoding transposase encodes MKALTPEEALEIYHAGPEAVVKTLCELSAAVVELSATIEHLKHRIKELENQLAQNSSNSNKPPSSDVFKKYKDLQSKSKRKPGGQKGHPGQTLQIVENPDYVTWHRVKKKCSCGHVLKDQTVQTYRRRQVFDIPPIKVQVTEHRAEVKTCPQCGQTHKAPFPEEVAAPVQYGSNLRAIAIYLRGYQLLPSQRTAELFEDVFSCPISEGVLDSILKEGSAHLEEPVERIKEQLKVSSPVNFDETGMSSNGDTYWLHTASTKELTYYSIHQRRGQEAMNDIGILPAYQGTAIHDSLSAYFTYQQCRHGLCNAHHLRELTFIKERYDQSWASEMIKCLLEIKHKTEKAREARQRQLSQRQIKYFERLYQSIVEKGYKANLLRDPPEGRNKRGRPKKGKARCLVERFDIHCQKVLAFMYDFNVPFDNNLAERDIRMAKLKQKISGTFRSEDMAHDFCRIRSFISTVRKQSRKIIEAIGTIFSGSPFIPVYG; translated from the coding sequence ATGAAAGCTTTAACACCAGAAGAAGCGCTGGAAATATATCATGCTGGCCCGGAAGCAGTTGTAAAAACCCTCTGTGAATTAAGCGCTGCTGTTGTGGAACTAAGCGCAACCATTGAGCATTTGAAGCATCGTATCAAAGAGCTAGAGAATCAGTTAGCCCAAAATAGCAGTAATAGTAACAAACCACCAAGCAGTGATGTTTTTAAGAAATACAAGGATTTGCAATCAAAGAGCAAACGAAAACCGGGAGGCCAGAAGGGGCATCCAGGTCAAACACTCCAGATAGTTGAAAATCCTGACTATGTTACCTGGCACAGGGTTAAGAAAAAGTGCAGTTGTGGACACGTTCTGAAAGACCAAACAGTTCAGACTTACAGACGCCGTCAGGTTTTTGACATCCCCCCAATCAAAGTACAAGTAACTGAACACAGGGCTGAAGTGAAAACCTGTCCTCAGTGTGGGCAGACACATAAGGCGCCATTTCCCGAAGAAGTAGCAGCTCCGGTACAGTATGGATCAAACCTGAGAGCCATTGCCATTTATTTAAGAGGGTACCAACTTCTACCTTCCCAAAGGACTGCTGAGTTGTTTGAGGATGTATTCTCTTGTCCAATCAGCGAAGGAGTATTGGATAGTATCCTCAAAGAAGGATCAGCACATCTGGAAGAACCAGTTGAAAGAATTAAAGAGCAGCTGAAAGTCTCATCACCAGTAAATTTTGATGAAACAGGGATGTCCTCGAATGGAGATACGTATTGGTTACATACTGCCAGTACCAAAGAGCTCACCTATTATTCAATTCATCAAAGACGCGGCCAGGAGGCTATGAACGATATTGGAATATTACCCGCCTATCAAGGAACGGCCATCCATGACAGTTTGAGCGCCTATTTTACCTACCAGCAATGCCGTCATGGCTTATGTAATGCTCATCACTTAAGAGAACTTACCTTTATCAAAGAGCGCTATGATCAGTCCTGGGCCAGTGAGATGATCAAGTGTTTGCTCGAGATAAAACACAAGACCGAAAAAGCCAGAGAAGCAAGGCAAAGGCAATTGAGCCAGAGGCAGATCAAGTATTTTGAGAGACTCTATCAATCGATTGTTGAAAAAGGCTATAAAGCGAATCTGCTCAGAGATCCCCCTGAGGGAAGGAACAAACGGGGGAGACCCAAAAAAGGTAAGGCCAGATGTTTAGTGGAACGGTTTGATATCCATTGTCAAAAAGTCTTGGCATTCATGTATGACTTCAATGTGCCTTTTGATAATAACTTGGCCGAGCGGGATATTCGAATGGCGAAGTTGAAACAAAAGATCTCAGGCACATTTCGTAGTGAGGATATGGCTCATGACTTTTGTCGAATCCGTAGTTTTATCTCAACCGTTCGTAAACAATCCCGAAAGATCATAGAGGCCATTGGAACTATATTTAGCGGTTCTCCATTCATCCCGGTTTATGGATAA
- a CDS encoding amino acid transporter, with amino-acid sequence MRRLFAKKTLHDLSRESDHHHFKRVLGPVSLTALGVGAVIGAGIFVLTGLAAKEFAGPSLILSFVLSGFACIFVALCYAEFASMVPLAGSAYTYAYAGLGEFFAWIIGWDLILEYSLASSLVAVGWSHYFLKLLGLFGIHIPPWLTSDYWTLSHQAKELFAQNVPYFNGIPIVFNLPAALIIVVITALLVLGIRESARFNNIIVTVKLLVILLVIFAGWFYVKGDNWGNSWDTFAPYGMAGIGTGAAYVFFAYIGFDAVSTTSQEAKNPQRDVPIGIIASLVLCTVLYIAVTAVLTGMVYYKDINIDAPLADAFMRFGLVKISFFISVGAVAGLTSVLLVLLMSQARIFWAIARDGLLSERIFAAIHPRFGTPYISTIIVGACVALTASCFPIEEIAKLVNIGTLLAFCLVCAAVIILRIKDPHHPRAFKCPFVPITPILGIISCGYMMIRLEFSTWLRLIVWLAIGSIIYFAYSRHHSKLAKKHTIKIK; translated from the coding sequence ATGAGAAGGCTATTTGCAAAAAAAACATTGCACGATCTTTCCAGAGAATCTGATCATCACCACTTCAAACGGGTATTAGGTCCTGTCTCATTAACAGCCTTAGGTGTTGGCGCTGTCATTGGCGCTGGTATATTCGTCTTGACTGGTTTAGCAGCAAAGGAATTTGCGGGGCCCAGCTTGATTCTCTCATTCGTTCTTTCAGGCTTTGCCTGTATCTTTGTAGCCCTCTGTTATGCCGAATTCGCATCAATGGTTCCCCTGGCAGGCAGCGCTTATACCTATGCCTATGCAGGATTGGGTGAATTTTTTGCCTGGATTATAGGATGGGATCTCATCCTTGAATATTCCCTTGCATCGAGCCTTGTAGCTGTCGGGTGGTCGCATTATTTTTTAAAATTACTAGGACTTTTTGGAATACATATTCCCCCATGGCTTACCAGTGATTACTGGACATTATCTCATCAGGCGAAAGAATTATTTGCTCAAAACGTGCCTTATTTCAATGGAATACCTATTGTATTCAATCTTCCTGCCGCACTTATCATTGTCGTCATTACTGCCCTGCTCGTTCTTGGTATAAGAGAAAGCGCCCGGTTTAATAATATCATTGTTACCGTAAAATTGTTGGTAATATTATTAGTAATTTTTGCCGGGTGGTTTTATGTAAAAGGCGATAATTGGGGAAATAGTTGGGATACTTTTGCGCCTTACGGTATGGCCGGCATTGGTACAGGCGCCGCCTACGTGTTTTTTGCTTATATCGGTTTCGATGCCGTTTCAACAACTTCCCAGGAGGCTAAAAATCCGCAGAGAGATGTACCCATTGGTATCATTGCCTCTTTGGTACTCTGTACCGTTTTATATATTGCCGTCACCGCAGTTCTCACGGGTATGGTTTATTATAAAGATATAAATATCGATGCGCCTCTTGCAGATGCCTTTATGCGTTTTGGATTGGTGAAAATATCCTTTTTCATTTCGGTTGGAGCCGTGGCAGGACTTACCAGCGTGCTTCTGGTCTTACTCATGAGTCAGGCACGTATATTCTGGGCCATAGCCAGGGATGGTCTCCTTTCTGAACGAATCTTCGCTGCCATCCATCCTCGTTTCGGGACGCCGTATATATCTACCATCATTGTTGGCGCCTGTGTTGCTCTTACCGCCAGTTGCTTTCCTATAGAAGAGATCGCAAAACTGGTGAACATTGGAACACTTCTGGCATTCTGTCTCGTTTGTGCCGCCGTTATCATTCTGCGTATTAAGGACCCACATCATCCAAGAGCATTTAAATGCCCATTTGTACCCATAACACCTATCTTAGGAATTATCTCCTGCGGCTATATGATGATCCGCCTTGAATTCTCTACCTGGCTTAGATTGATTGTCTGGCTGGCTATAGGCTCGATCATTTATTTTGCTTATAGCAGGCATCATAGCAAACTTGCAAAGAAACATACTATAAAAATAAAATAA
- a CDS encoding transposase: MKKPFSIPLLSQMLFHRTPKSVQEKLIAVYLWTLMTYWGHFSISLVAQYLKRHKAQVSRHMKNNLFLDNLSQKMLPKELSGRIGKKAHLIIDSTMKAKRGKKLCNLQKFKTSRGFIIGHCFVFALLICEDNSSWIIAVKPYLTKAFCRRTNQEFKTQNQLAVEILQEVSLPLETHVIVVADSAFVAHFIVSEITTHPQWSFVSSLDSNRKITIKGYTRHTADFKKEYLPALKKISISCNGRKNTLKVMSISAEVSKVGPATVVLSQRDRQTLALIGVGKRLSLRAICYAYLLRWRIEILFKELKQYLHFGSYHCRDFEAYMNHILLVILAYNILKSLYPKFSIAEAKKQVSQSSQAVFLYELKHDLTKFHGNRIVKNKIFQALSAMTGIFPLSMAG, from the coding sequence ATGAAGAAACCATTCTCAATCCCTTTGCTTTCACAGATGCTGTTTCACCGTACCCCTAAATCCGTTCAGGAAAAACTTATTGCTGTTTATCTGTGGACACTAATGACTTATTGGGGTCATTTCAGTATCAGCTTAGTTGCCCAATATCTCAAACGACATAAAGCACAAGTATCCAGACACATGAAGAACAATCTATTCTTAGATAATCTCTCTCAGAAAATGCTTCCCAAAGAACTCTCCGGAAGAATTGGGAAAAAGGCACATCTGATTATCGATTCTACAATGAAGGCCAAAAGAGGGAAAAAGCTCTGCAATCTTCAGAAGTTCAAGACTTCCCGTGGATTCATTATTGGCCACTGTTTTGTCTTTGCCCTGCTTATCTGTGAAGACAATTCATCATGGATTATAGCCGTAAAACCCTATCTTACCAAAGCATTTTGTAGAAGAACCAACCAAGAGTTTAAGACCCAAAACCAATTAGCCGTAGAGATCTTACAGGAGGTCTCTCTTCCGTTAGAAACCCATGTCATCGTGGTTGCCGACTCTGCCTTTGTAGCGCACTTTATCGTATCAGAAATTACCACTCATCCCCAATGGTCATTTGTCAGTTCTTTAGACTCCAATCGAAAGATTACCATCAAGGGATACACCCGGCATACTGCTGATTTTAAGAAAGAATACTTACCAGCCCTTAAAAAAATATCCATTTCTTGTAATGGACGAAAAAATACTTTAAAAGTTATGTCAATCAGCGCTGAAGTATCAAAGGTTGGCCCTGCCACCGTAGTGCTCTCTCAGCGTGATCGTCAAACCCTTGCCCTTATAGGTGTTGGTAAAAGACTTTCTCTCAGAGCAATCTGTTATGCCTATCTCTTGCGATGGAGAATAGAGATTCTCTTTAAGGAACTCAAACAGTATCTGCATTTTGGCTCGTATCATTGCAGAGATTTTGAAGCTTATATGAACCATATTCTTTTGGTGATTCTGGCATATAACATTCTGAAGTCTCTGTATCCAAAATTTTCAATTGCTGAAGCGAAAAAACAGGTAAGTCAGTCTTCCCAAGCAGTATTTTTGTACGAACTGAAGCATGACTTAACAAAATTTCACGGCAATAGAATCGTTAAGAACAAGATTTTTCAGGCTCTCTCAGCCATGACTGGCATCTTTCCCTTATCTATGGCTGGTTAG
- a CDS encoding two-component response regulator, producing the protein MKVNSTKILVVDDEIGYRKVLQNALTERGFLVKTAESGEDALDELKKQEFSIVIIDMKLPGSIDGLELLQRVKGMYNSSVLIMTAYGGIETAVEAMRRGAFNYITKPFNLDEIILNIDRLVAQQKIIEENKYLHSELEKVYGLKKIVGSSREIHKVLDMISRVAFSTATVLITGESGTGKELVARAIHFTGNRKDEKFVVINCATLSENLLESELFGHIKGAFTGAIKDKKGLFEEADGGTLFMDEIGDIPKSVQAKILRVLQEGEFITLGDTVTKKVDVRIIAATNQDLLKGVQEKEFREDLYYRLNVINIKMPPLRERKEDIPLLVKHFIEKYNKKENKQIKGISPEVEKEFYHYNWPGNVRELENIIERAITLTHEDIISVQVILPLVKKEEKDEITGDALFARPYKEARRKAIDSFNIKYITNILSKTNGNVTYAAKESGIERQYLQRMLKRYDIKSRNIIMEED; encoded by the coding sequence GTGAAGGTGAATAGCACAAAAATACTGGTTGTTGATGATGAAATTGGATATAGGAAAGTACTGCAGAATGCATTAACAGAACGTGGCTTCCTTGTTAAAACGGCAGAATCCGGCGAAGATGCGCTTGATGAGCTCAAAAAACAGGAATTCTCCATTGTTATCATAGATATGAAACTCCCTGGAAGCATTGATGGACTAGAATTACTTCAACGGGTTAAAGGAATGTATAATTCCTCTGTATTAATCATGACTGCCTACGGCGGAATAGAAACCGCTGTAGAGGCAATGAGACGGGGGGCATTTAACTACATTACGAAACCCTTTAATCTCGATGAAATTATCCTCAACATTGACCGCCTGGTTGCACAACAAAAGATTATTGAAGAAAACAAGTACCTCCACTCGGAATTAGAAAAGGTCTATGGGTTAAAAAAGATTGTAGGCAGTTCAAGGGAAATACACAAGGTACTGGACATGATCTCTCGCGTAGCTTTTAGCACTGCTACTGTATTGATCACGGGTGAAAGTGGCACAGGAAAGGAACTTGTTGCCAGGGCAATTCATTTTACGGGAAACAGGAAAGATGAAAAATTCGTAGTGATCAATTGCGCTACCCTATCAGAAAATCTCCTGGAGAGTGAATTATTCGGTCATATAAAAGGCGCATTCACCGGTGCTATTAAAGACAAAAAAGGTCTCTTTGAAGAGGCAGATGGCGGTACCTTGTTTATGGACGAAATCGGTGACATTCCAAAATCGGTTCAGGCGAAGATACTGCGTGTCTTACAAGAAGGAGAATTCATTACTCTTGGGGATACTGTTACAAAAAAAGTTGATGTGCGGATTATTGCGGCAACAAATCAAGATCTGTTAAAGGGCGTACAGGAAAAAGAATTCCGGGAGGATTTGTATTATCGCTTAAACGTAATTAATATCAAAATGCCGCCATTACGAGAGAGAAAAGAGGATATCCCGCTTCTGGTAAAACATTTTATCGAGAAATACAATAAAAAAGAAAACAAACAGATCAAAGGAATTTCCCCTGAAGTAGAGAAAGAGTTTTACCATTACAACTGGCCTGGTAATGTCCGTGAACTCGAAAATATCATAGAAAGAGCAATCACTTTGACACATGAAGATATTATATCGGTACAGGTAATCTTGCCCTTGGTAAAAAAAGAAGAAAAGGATGAGATTACGGGAGATGCACTATTTGCCCGGCCTTACAAAGAGGCGAGGAGAAAGGCAATCGATTCTTTTAACATAAAATACATAACAAATATCCTTAGTAAAACCAATGGAAATGTAACCTATGCAGCAAAGGAGAGCGGAATAGAGCGTCAATATCTGCAACGTATGCTGAAAAGATACGACATTAAATCGAGGAATATTATCATGGAAGAAGATTAG